A stretch of Cupriavidus necator DNA encodes these proteins:
- the gatC gene encoding Asp-tRNA(Asn)/Glu-tRNA(Gln) amidotransferase subunit GatC encodes MALALSDVKRIAHLARIEISDDEAAQTLAQLNNFFSLVEQMQAVDTSGIEPLAHPLSAVRDMVQRLREDVVTESDRRADYQRPAPATEDGLYLVPKVIE; translated from the coding sequence ATGGCCCTCGCTCTATCCGACGTCAAGCGCATCGCCCACCTGGCCCGCATCGAAATCAGCGATGACGAGGCCGCCCAGACGCTTGCGCAGCTGAACAACTTTTTCTCGCTGGTCGAGCAGATGCAGGCGGTCGACACCAGCGGCATCGAGCCGCTGGCCCACCCGCTGTCAGCCGTGCGCGACATGGTCCAGCGCCTGCGCGAGGACGTGGTCACCGAATCCGACCGCCGCGCCGACTACCAGCGCCCCGCGCCGGCCACCGAAGACGGCCTGTACCTGGTGCCCAAGGTCATCGAATGA